The Lycium barbarum isolate Lr01 chromosome 10, ASM1917538v2, whole genome shotgun sequence genome includes a region encoding these proteins:
- the LOC132613160 gene encoding DEK domain-containing chromatin-associated protein 3-like: MERPGPWIKKKVLPAWAKRDLIHLFYHDGGHKLVWVPKSDSSRTHKSQIFKKFVSSSKNSPSKPTETVVEDLQYIEDFEENEEKVEDTEMLEKSSTIMEVSSFKQGETISDVMEKGVESGMCCDDVPLVEKRNSGKKSKETGEKKRTRLLRKRLADEEIDLLENIVVSEVEREKGKNPTQEKINSKERRNENEKASEEKEIKGVKEDEREEDVQSREKGRSSSSGKGKAQRIRTAEARESEKRKSATWESV; encoded by the exons ATGGAGAGACCTGGTCCCTGGATAAAGAAGAAGGTGCTACCTGCATGGGCAAAGAGGGATCTGATTCATCTGTTTTATCATGATGGGGGACACAAATTAGTTTGGGTCCCTAAGTCTG ATTCCTCTAGGACTCACAAGAGTCAGATTTTCAAAAAATTTGTATCCTCTTCTAAAAATTCTCCTTCCAAACCTACTGAGACTGTTGTGGAAGATCTTCAATACATCGAGGACTtcgaagaaaatgaagaaaaggtTGAGGACACGGAGATGCTGGAGAAATCCTCCACAATCATGGAAGTTAGTTCCTTCAAACAGGGTGAAACAATATCTGATGTTATGGAGAAGGGAGTAGAGAGTGGGATGTGTTGTGATGATGTTCCACTAGTGGAAAAACGCAATAGTGGAA AGAAGTCAAAGGAGACTGGAGAAAAGAAGAGAACAAGGCTACTGAGAAAAAGGCTCGCTGACGAGGAAATTGATCTACTGGAGAATATCGTGGTTTCTGAAGTcgagagagagaaagggaaaaaTCCTACTCAAGAGAAAATAAATTCCAAGGAAAGAAGAAATGAAAACGAGAAAGCATCTGAAGAGAAGGAAATCAAGGGAGTTAAGGAGGATGAAAGGGAGGAGGATGTACAATCTAGAGAAAAGGGGAGATCCTCATCTTCTGGAAAAGGAAAA GCTCAGAGAATTAGAACTGCAGAGGCAAGAGAATCTGAGAAACGAAAAAGTGCTACTTGGGAGAGTGTTTGA